A portion of the Lolium rigidum isolate FL_2022 chromosome 1, APGP_CSIRO_Lrig_0.1, whole genome shotgun sequence genome contains these proteins:
- the LOC124695190 gene encoding uncharacterized protein LOC124695190 isoform X2, translating to MTNIINVLPVRTRSFNITIEGLMAFRYEVFQLIGLASTSNRFTSVGADSAWSFNGVHTPGNKELLSLIEGSEEIFSVYQHLELHP from the exons ATGACAAACATAATCA ATGTGTTGCCAGTCAGGACCAGAAGTTTCAACATCACCATTGAGGGCCTTATGGCATTCAGATATGAAGTGTTCCAGCTGATTGGGTTGGCATCAACGTCAAACAG ATTTACATCTGTAGGAGCGGATAGTGCTTGGTCATTTAACGGGGTACACACTCCTGGTAACAAAGA GCTTCTCAGTTTGATCGAAGGAAGCGAGGAGATTTTTTCCG TATACCAGCATTTGGAGCTGCATCCTTAA
- the LOC124695190 gene encoding uncharacterized protein LOC124695190 isoform X1 yields the protein MTNIINVLPVRTRSFNITIEGLMAFRYEVFQLIGLASTSNRFTSVGADSAWSFNGVHTPGNKELSHVVAIKIMTQQYSVYMYLQAELVRQYCHTWYVQASQFDRRKRGDFFRIPAFGAASLTCWRPIRSFISDNNNNVD from the exons ATGACAAACATAATCA ATGTGTTGCCAGTCAGGACCAGAAGTTTCAACATCACCATTGAGGGCCTTATGGCATTCAGATATGAAGTGTTCCAGCTGATTGGGTTGGCATCAACGTCAAACAG ATTTACATCTGTAGGAGCGGATAGTGCTTGGTCATTTAACGGGGTACACACTCCTGGTAACAAAGAGTTAAGTCATGTTGTTGCTATAAAAATAATGACACAGCAATATTCAGTTTACATGTACCTGCAAGCTGAGTTGGTTCGTCAATATTGTCACACGTGGTATGTGCAGGCTTCTCAGTTTGATCGAAGGAAGCGAGGAGATTTTTTCCG TATACCAGCATTTGGAGCTGCATCCTTAACTTGTTGGCGTCCTATCCGCAGCTTCATTAG CGATAATAACAATAATGTGGATTAA